DNA sequence from the Leopardus geoffroyi isolate Oge1 chromosome A3, O.geoffroyi_Oge1_pat1.0, whole genome shotgun sequence genome:
GTTATCCTGGCAGATCACAGCCCTGAGCCTGGGGCCCGAGTAGGGAGACGAACGAACAACAGAGCTCCTGAGACATATGGACATGGAGAGAAAGTGCTAGAGTAACTGCTGTTGACCCCGGAAGGCCAGGAAGGGGCTCCGGCGGCCCCAGGTTACCTAGGGAAGTGGAAATCACCGGCCAAAAGGCTTCCCCGTTGGTTCCCAATGACAGATAGGTCTGGACTGCAGCAGCcagggacaaaacaaaacagtattggGGGCGTGGGGAGGAAGCGAGGAGGAATGGGTTTCGGACGATGGGGAAGGAGTGAGAGCTTAGCCACGTGGAGGGCCACAATTCATGCTCTAAGcggcccctgcctcctgcctccccacagTCCCCGGAACACTGAGCCTGAACTCCCAGGTGCAGATGCCTGGCAACACGCTAAACCTGACCCTCGTCACGAGCCATGAGACCACCAACCGAAACTGGTTCCTGCGGCCTGCGGGAAGCCCCAGACCCATCCTCCTGCAGCCGGGGACACAGGTGTCCCTGACCTCCAGCCCGGGCCAGGCTGTCCTCAGCATCCTCAACATCTCGCATAAATGGGCAGGTAGCCAGCCTGCCCTTCCTCTCATCTCTCTTCTCcgtcctcctcttctctctgtccttcctcccgcACCttgccttccccctcctccctctcctctccttcctgctcttcttctctccccttcttttcccttttcatctTCCCATTCTGGGGAAACAAAGGCCCGGATGTGAACAATCGAGAGAATGGGCTTCCATTTTAGCCGAGAACAGACGCCTGTTTTTCTTCAAGATGTTGCAGTGGCAGCGGGCAGTGCTGGAAAGGCATCTCCTGGTGGAGAAGAGGTTCACCTTAGGATTCGAGGTTCCaggctattaaaaacaaaagttaggaGCCTCTTCTCCAGTCCTTTTCCTCCTAGAAACCCCTTCCAAGGCAgggatctctgtctctctctttcttaaatttttaatatttatttttgagagcgagagagcccGCGTGCACGcccacgagtgggggaggggcagagacacagaatccgaagcaggctccaggctctgagctgtcggcacggagcccgaagtggggctcgagcccacaagctgtgagatcacgacctgagccgaagtcagatgtgcaaccgactgagccacccaggcagggaTCTTTCTTGCTGGGCTTAAGCAGAGGCCAGACCGGGCAGGAGAGCTTCTGCGGCGCAGGGGTGGGGCCGGAGGAGCCGGGAGGTACAGCAGGTGTGTATCTGCAGGTGAGTACATGTGCCGCTTCGAAGCTCAGGGATTCAGGTGGGAGCTGTACCAGGTGGTGAAGGTGCCCCTGCAGGCGACAGACGTGGCCCGGCTTCCCGACCAGCTCTCCATCTCCTGCGCCACCAGCCCCGGTTTCCAGCTGAGCTGCTGCCTCCCCAGCACACACCTGGTCTACACGGCTTCCTGGAGCCCCGCAGAGGGCAGCAAAGGTACCAGCGCTGTGTCTGGCTCAGGGGACAAGGGGCAGCTGGTGTTCTCCAAGCAGCTGGCTGTTCAACTCCCAGGAAGCAGAGAGGCTGCAGTTCAACGTGGGGCTCCGGGTCCAAGTTCATTCAATACCGTAGTTACCCCGTGAGCGATCCTAACCCTCCTGATACAGCAGTAACCGCATGAGTGTAGATAACTGCTCACAAAATGTTTTCCCACGACCTTAATGAACTCTGGCCACACGCTCTGTGAAGTTCCTTTGATGATAGTCCCCATTTTGCAAGCTGGCTTCGAGTCTTGGGGCTGGTTAGAGACCCCCAGGCGCCCTTCACCAAGATCCAAGCTCCGCCTCTGCAGTTTGATGCTCGCACACAACTCCGCTCTGCCCCACGGCATCATCTGCTTCTGAAGTTGCTAGAGAGACTGAAAGGGCATCTCTGGGCCTGCCGGGTTCTGGGTCTGCTCCAGGCCCAGTAACCGCTCCCCTCTCTCTCGTGTCACCTTCAGCCTCCTTAGTCAACACGCCAGGCTCCTGGTGCCTCGTGCTGACCGTTCAGCGCTGCCCTGCCGCTGACACCACATATACTTGTGAGCTGCAGAGCCCAGGACTGACCCCTCTCAGGGTCCCCGTCTCTGTCACCATCATCCAGGGTATGTGGGGCTCGGGGTCCAGCAGGTTGGGTCCAGCTCTCACCTGCTCGCCCTGGGAGCTCCTCGACGTTTCCCCCACACTGGGCCACACGGCCAGTCTCCAGACCCCGAACGCGGGGGAGGCTGGGGCTAGACCACGGTTGCTGAGCCTCCTTGATATCATTCTTCAGACGGAGACACCACCTGCCCTGAGGACTCCTCAGCTGTTGCCTGGAATGTCACCAAGGCTGGCCACGTGGCACAGGCCCCGTGTCCAGTGAACAGGACAGGTGTGGTGAAGCGGACCTGTGGGCCTGATGGCAGTTGGGAGCCCATCCACGGTGGCTGCACGGACGCAGGGGTCCTGGCCTTGTTTCACAGAGCCTGGGTAAAGCTTCAGGCCCCGCTGCTCCGGGCCTCGCCCTCCATGACCTACCCCTTTCTCGCTTGGGACCTAGCTTTAGAACCCTTTCCCCCTGAGGCCTGGCCTGGAGGCCCCTCACCTTCCCTGAACCGGAGCCTGGCAGAGCCAGGGTGTGAGGGTGGGGGCCACAGATGCCCGGGACTCTCATGGTGGGGAGGGCGCTCTCCTCCAATCCTAATCCCACCAAGTGTCCAGCCCACTAACACGGGTGTGAGTTCCTTCCGTGTGGCTTCCCGCTCCCCCGGGGactggagcagggctggggaggaaagAGCTGGATGGGGGAGGAGTGGCCCCTCCCTTGTGACGActtgcccatccccccctccccccccaccacttccTGCTGTGTCTGGTCTGTCTCAGCTGCTGCGGGCAGGCCAGGGCTGGCCTGCTGTGGAGGCGCCACAGATCCTGGCTGAGCTGTCGGAGCAGGCGATGGTGGTGAGCTCGCCCTCTGACTTATTGGCACTGCTGGGCACCATATCCTTCCTGGCCAAGGTGGTGGTGGATGCCAGAATACAGCTTAACCGCAGCGCCCTGGAGGTGAGATCTCTGAGCCACGGGGGGGGGGCCGCCGGGGTGGTGGGGACCCGAAGCTCTTTACCTCTGGGCATTTCTGTCCCTCTGGCATCACCATGGGCTGTCAGAAGGCAGACCTTTCGAGAGAGTCTGAGTGTCTGCTCTCCTGGTCCATCTCGCCCCTTGGACATCGGTTTCCAAGGCCATGGAATATGGACGAGGTCTGAGGCTGGGAACACGTGGGAGGTcggggaaggcaggaagggatgtGAAGACACGAGTTCAGAAGCATTTATGTACACGCGGAGATGGGTGGATATGGTGTAAACTCACGCGCCCaaacagacacacgcacacacacgatACCTACATGGAGGTCCTCACGCCCTCAGCTTTTGCTGGACTCACCTGAACCAGCTCCCAGCCTGGGCAACGACTGATGACCATTAAGCTGCATCCAAAAGAATAACCAGCGCCAATGGCATTGCGCCCTCTTCCTATCTGGGAATGTATGTCACACGTGGGTGGACAGACATGCATGTGGCCTTCCACTTCAGAACATCGTGCCCGCTAACCACTGGGCCCCACTCCTAGCTTTACAGACCTATTGGGGTCAAGGCATTGGAGAGGGGCCCCCTTCACCCTGGGTGGCCCAAGGGATGGAGGCGAGAGAAAGGTCGTCAGATGGAGGCGCTGGATGCACATCGGGAGACCACGTACTTGAAGCCACCCTGGTGGTTAGCCCAACGGCTGCCCATTCTTCCCATCTAGAAACTCTCCCTTCTCGGGCCTGTCTTCCccgtcccctctccctcccctcttggGTCTCTTGCGCAAGCCTAGGAAAGGTAGGTCTGGGGCCTCTGGTTCCCAGCGCCCCTGACGCAGCGCCGTGGGTTCTAGTGGCCAGCGCTCATCTCTTTGCTGGGCTCTCTCTGTTGGGTGCTGCAGGCTCTCCTGAAAACCACAGACAAGGTCCTAGACCTGGACACCAGCTCTCTGTggaccccagcccaggcccagaAGCCCTCGACAGGCTCAGATCTCCTGCTGGCTGTGGAGACCCTGGCACGCAGTCTGTGCCCTCAGGATCACCCCTTCTCCTTCAGCTTGCAAAACGTGCGGCTGCAGACCCAGCTGCTTGGGCCGTTTCCCGCTGACTACAGAGTCTCCTTCCCCACTCGGCCCCCACTGCGGGCCCACATTCCCAGGTGCTCCCTGGCCCCGCTGGGCCGTAACGGCACCAACGTCAGTATTACTAGCCTGGTGCTGCAGAAACTGGACCGCCTTCTGCCCTCAAGCTacgggcaggggctgggggactcCGTCTATGCCACTCCTGGCCTGGTCCTCGCCATCTCCGTCATGGCAGGTGGGCAGGCCTTCGACCAGGGAGAAGTCATCATGGACTTCGGGGGCACGGGTAGCACTCCGCACTGTGTCTTCTGGGACCACAGCCTCTTCCGGGGCAAGGGGGGCTGGTCAGACGAAGGGTGCCAGGTGCAGTCAGCTCGTGCCAGCCCCACCACCCGGTGCGTCTGTCGGCACCTCACCGCTTTCTCCGTCCTCATGTCCCCAAACACTCTTCCAGAAAACCTCACTCTGGAGCGGCTGAGTCAGGCGGGCTTGGGGGCCTCCATCGTGGCACTGCTTGTGTGCCTAGGTGTGTACAGGCTGGTTTGGAGAGTGGTGGTACAGAGCCAAGTCGCCTACTTACGCCACACGGCCCTGCTCAATGTGGTGCTCTGCCTTTTGGCCGCAGACGCCTGCTTCCTGGGAGCCCCACTGCTTCCTCCGGGGCCCCGAAGCCCGCTCTGCCTGGCCGCTGCCTTCCTCTGTCATTTCCTCTACCTGGCCACCTTTTTCTGGATGCTGGCTCAGGCCCTGATGCTGGCCCACCAGCTGCTCTTCGTCTTCGATCAGCTGTCCCAGTGCCGAGTACTCTCCCTGATGGTGGTCCTCGGCTACGTGTGCCCGATGGGGTTTGCAGGTGCCGCCCTGGCCCTCTACCTACCCCGAGGGCAATACCTGAGGGAGGGGGCGTGCTGGTTaagtgggaagggaggggcgcTCTACACCTTCGTGGGGCCAGTGCTGGCCATAGTGGGCGTGAACGGGCTGGTACTCGCCATGGCCGTGCGGAAGCTCCTGAGGCCTTTGCCGTCAGAGGGGCCCCGGGCGGAGAGGCGCCAAGCCCTTCTGGCGGTGATCAAAGCCCTGCTCGTTCTCACGCCCATCTTCGGCCTCACCTGGGGGCTGGGCCTGGCCACCCTGCTGGAGGAAGTCTCCACAGTGCCTCACTACATCTTCACGATTCTCAACACCACCCAGGTGGGTGATAAAGCGCCGGCTGTGCTTTTGCCCTTTTAGATGGTCTAGGTCACTGCCAGTGCCTTCTCGAGGAGGGGTCGAGGTGGAGCAGGAGAAGCAGTCTCAGGAATTTTAGGAGACGTAGGTCTGGGCCGCAGTCCCTCCACGGACTCGCGGGAGGACTTTGGACAAACCTCTGGGAGctctggttttctcatctgcgaAACAGTATCTGGTTTGGGCAGAGACGTCAGGGAATTGTCAGTACCCAAACTGATATTGATATTCCCTTGGTAACCAAAGTGGTCAGAGAAGCACCTGAAATGGATTCTATGCACCGAGTGGTGCTAATGCCCAGAAAACCCTAGATGGGAAGCCTCGGGACACAAATTAGACAGGACGACAGAGgctgaaggaagaggagggggagggagtcgATTTCGGTTGATTCCTTCCTCCATGACTAACTTATCCCCGTATCCCCCCGTTAAGGGTGTCTTCATCTTACTGTTTGGTTGCCTCATGGACAAGAAGGTGAGTCTGCCCACCTAACCTCCGCCCAACTTGCGGTGCCCAGGCCAGGACTTTGGCTGGCGTAACGAGGGCGTTACCTGTCCTGCAGGTACGAGAGGCTTTACTCAAACGCTTCTGCCGCTCCCAGTCCCCCAACTCCACCATCTCCCTGGTGAGTTATTGGCTTCAAATTCTCAGTTCTCCCACTAAGGGGTCAGACGCAGCCGTTCCACAGCCTTCCCGAGAGGAGACAGGCACAGCTAGAGGCTGAGAGAAGCTTGGGATTGTCTTCTAGAATGAGCGCTTTCCAGGCTCGAAGTCCCCAACGATGGAGACAGGAGCTCCGTCAGAGCAGTCGGAGTCAGGTTCCTGGGCTCCTGATTACAACCTGGACTGCTGGGGACTCTCTTAGCCCCTGGTTTCTCCATTTGAAAATCTGCCTCCAGTTACTATATGAAGGGAAATGTAGGATCGGTGAGCATGGGAGTCAGCATAGCTGAGAACCAAGTTCCTTAGGGCTACTGCGGCCCCAGGCAGGTGAGAATGTGAAAATGGGCACAAGCTCATCAAAAGAGAGtcgataataataatagttgccCTGCAATTGGGCCTTCCGGCCCCTTCCTAGGCTACATATGAAACCTACATCCCGGAGCAGAGCAAAGGAAGAAGTGAAGACACCAGGTGAGAAGCAGGCCTTCCTGGGGGCAGCGTGCGTGGCATGGATGGAAGCGGAGGCTAGCAAAGGGCTTCCTGGCCAAGAAGGCTCCTCTTCACGTGATTGACGGTCCCGGCCCACGGGTGGAAAACAGACTTTTCCAGCAGAGGCATTTCTTGATGGGATGGGGAAGGTGGAGACCTCAGAGAGCAGGGAGTTTTACCACCACCAAGCCTTGGTTCAGTCCACTCTGAAAATTCCTTTGTGCGCTGGCAAATTCTTAATCGTCCTGGAAAACCCTTGCCTTGAAGGAATCGCCATTGGTGGGCTTGGTGTCCAGAGGGGTGGGCAGCCTGCAGAGGCGGTGAAAGGTCTGCTTCACCAGCCCAGAGCTTCAGGGCGAGCCCTTTCGCGGAGAAGGCAGAGGCTTTGAGTGAACCACACACAGAGCCCATCCGAGGGAGTTGGGGGAACGTGCCAGAATCCACCAGGATGAGCCATGGCCCGGATCTCTGAGCCCTTCCCCCATCCAAGAGCTCAGCGCCCCCGCACAGACAGGCTAATGTCTCCACTCGTCACGTTCCCTTCTCTCGCAGGTCACCTGCCCACACCCCTAAACTATCCAAGCAAAAAGAGCATGAAAAACTAGCTAAAGCTACCTGTTGAATAAGCCTGCCTTTGCTGTAAACGTAATCGACAGATATTAAAGTTCAAAATAATTGCAAGTAAAACCGTCTCAACCAGTTTTTGACCAATCGACAGTTCCTGGTACAGATAGATTtgctaaaaattgttttatttttaactactcggtgatttcttttctgattatttcttctCCATAGCTATGATGAAAGGATGACTGATGACAGGAACTCTACTCTTGCAAACACTAAAAGTGAAGGACAGATTTTGGTTcgtttcttttcaaagtttaggAAAAGGTGAAGTTAATAGGTCCctctttctttaacttttccaACAATATCAGTATAACTGTAAGTTTCATCGATGTACGAATGTATACAATCACTGATCTAAGAACCTTTGTAAGAGCGCATTAATGATTTTAAAGCAGAGAGGAAGTTGCCACAGACCGCTAAGAATTAAGGCAACAAGATGACAAAAAGGGGCATTTAAAAGTGACAGGctcaggtcacctgggtgggtcagtcggttcagtatctgactcttgatttgggctcaggtcatgatctcaaggttcatgagctcgagccccacatcagactctgagctgacagtgcaaaaaagcctgcttgggattctgtgtctccctctctctctgcccctcccttgctctctttctctcaaaaagtaaacaaaaacataaactaacaaatcaatcaatcaatcaatcaatcgatAAATGTGACCGGCTCAAGCTAAGACCAgatatggagaagaaaaaaaaatttttttaaagccttgagAGGATACCAAGACATCTAATTGATCAACTCGTGGAATCCACAAGAGGATGGGAGGGTTCTGAAAAATTTTTCaactagagaaatggaaaaaaattcttatgaaTGAGCCTTTGTTAAATTACAAAAGTCAtggctatttttataaaatggaatgggAATGCTTTCTGTTGAAATGAATATGCTCTTGAAAACAGTTTTCTTATAAACATGGATCTGTGTATTTTCATTGTACAGAAGTCAGCCTAAATAGTTCCCTACATGGATTCAATTGTTTCGTTCAAATAGAAGATACCAACTCAGCAGGGCACTTGTAACCGTTCTATGCCTCGGACTTGTTCCAGCCCCCACGGGAGGCGGGCAGCCACTGAAACAGCGAGGGCTTTGCCTGCTGGTTTCCCTGGCCACAGGGTCCTGTCTCAATTGCCCTTGTACTTCATTAATATTTacagtcttaattttttaaattataaaataatttgtgaataGTTCAAATAATACGCGTTCGCTTTAAAAGCAGCAGAGACCCCTGAGTGTGCTTCTGTAGAAATATACGTTCTCATATTTCCTTCTCAAATGACGACACACACTCAATGCATGCTTTGCTGCTAAAAACACACATTAGGATTGACAAATGAAGTGACATTAAGCCTTCGTTCCCTTGGTTGTCACataaagaaagactgaaaagaaagttctggaggtaaatataagaaagtaaagatttcatttctaaattccatttctaaaaaGACGGCCTAAAGCAATAAGCAGACAAGTGAGCAGATGAATGTACCAAGGATGTGCGTTCCAGTGTGTTTATATCCTCCACAAAGCGCACTTGGTAAAACCAATGAGGATATATCTACCAAAGGAGTGCTATGTGGTCATTTAAAATGACGACATAtcgcggcgcctgggtggctcagtcagttgagcggccgacttcggctcaggtcacgatctcgcagcctgtgagttcgagccccgtgtcgggctctgtgctgacaccctggagcctgtttcggattctgtgtctccctctctctgaccctcccccgttcatgctctgtctctctctgtctcaaaaataaataaacgttaaaaaaaagttttttttttaaataaataaataaaatgacgaC
Encoded proteins:
- the ADGRF3 gene encoding adhesion G-protein coupled receptor F3, whose translation is MIYSAVPLLLLAVTLPLVGSPAAQVSQPGQSQAGGESGQQLNQKSGAGESVLVSVYVQLDFSNQTWPLTLSRTLTPPFASASSPPATLAGLGLTTECHVHHDGCTYCACLPGYQWNASVCSRRRPCRSPRSRGPCGCLVFGPPEAGYCQLLPPAAPASCLPTVPGTLSLNSQVQMPGNTLNLTLVTSHETTNRNWFLRPAGSPRPILLQPGTQVSLTSSPGQAVLSILNISHKWAGEYMCRFEAQGFRWELYQVVKVPLQATDVARLPDQLSISCATSPGFQLSCCLPSTHLVYTASWSPAEGSKASLVNTPGSWCLVLTVQRCPAADTTYTCELQSPGLTPLRVPVSVTIIQDGDTTCPEDSSAVAWNVTKAGHVAQAPCPVNRTGVVKRTCGPDGSWEPIHGGCTDAGVLALFHRAWLLRAGQGWPAVEAPQILAELSEQAMVVSSPSDLLALLGTISFLAKVVVDARIQLNRSALEALLKTTDKVLDLDTSSLWTPAQAQKPSTGSDLLLAVETLARSLCPQDHPFSFSLQNVRLQTQLLGPFPADYRVSFPTRPPLRAHIPRCSLAPLGRNGTNVSITSLVLQKLDRLLPSSYGQGLGDSVYATPGLVLAISVMAGGQAFDQGEVIMDFGGTGSTPHCVFWDHSLFRGKGGWSDEGCQVQSARASPTTRCVCRHLTAFSVLMSPNTLPENLTLERLSQAGLGASIVALLVCLGVYRLVWRVVVQSQVAYLRHTALLNVVLCLLAADACFLGAPLLPPGPRSPLCLAAAFLCHFLYLATFFWMLAQALMLAHQLLFVFDQLSQCRVLSLMVVLGYVCPMGFAGAALALYLPRGQYLREGACWLSGKGGALYTFVGPVLAIVGVNGLVLAMAVRKLLRPLPSEGPRAERRQALLAVIKALLVLTPIFGLTWGLGLATLLEEVSTVPHYIFTILNTTQGVFILLFGCLMDKKVREALLKRFCRSQSPNSTISLATYETYIPEQSKGRSEDTR